The following coding sequences are from one Microbacterium wangchenii window:
- a CDS encoding NAD(P)-dependent oxidoreductase, which produces MTRIGFTGVGAMGAPMVRNLLAAGHEVTVWARSPAKLAPVLEAGAVPARNLAEVAAQDVVLGCLLDGPAIEEVYLGGLLPHARAGQLFADHGTYAPHVAERVAAAFAERGASYLDAPVSGGPMGAAAGTLVCAVGGDPAGVEQLRPIAQAYTARIAHLGGPGRGLALKLINNFLVSINFVAAAETAWLIERLDLDPDAAQAILYGGLADGATLRQGLTKALAHDDDAGGMPLGGLVEVQRNIAELLGGMEFRSGLFPYAQEVFAAASRSEFARHPSALTRWLPGAPPTDPSSSEQ; this is translated from the coding sequence ATGACGCGGATCGGCTTCACCGGCGTGGGCGCGATGGGCGCGCCGATGGTCCGGAACCTCCTCGCCGCCGGGCACGAGGTGACGGTGTGGGCCCGGTCTCCGGCGAAGCTGGCGCCCGTGCTCGAGGCGGGCGCCGTGCCCGCCCGGAATCTCGCGGAGGTCGCCGCCCAGGACGTGGTCCTCGGCTGCCTCCTGGACGGCCCGGCGATCGAAGAGGTGTACCTCGGCGGACTGCTCCCCCACGCCAGGGCCGGTCAGCTCTTCGCCGACCACGGGACCTACGCCCCGCACGTGGCGGAGCGCGTGGCCGCCGCCTTCGCCGAGCGGGGCGCGTCCTACCTCGATGCGCCCGTCTCAGGCGGGCCGATGGGCGCTGCCGCGGGAACCCTCGTGTGCGCGGTGGGGGGAGATCCGGCCGGGGTGGAGCAGCTGCGCCCCATCGCGCAGGCGTACACCGCGCGGATCGCGCACCTCGGCGGACCCGGCCGCGGCCTGGCCCTGAAGCTCATCAACAACTTCCTGGTCTCGATCAACTTCGTCGCCGCCGCCGAGACGGCCTGGCTCATCGAACGCCTCGACCTCGATCCGGACGCGGCCCAGGCGATCCTCTACGGCGGCCTCGCCGACGGCGCGACGCTCCGGCAGGGACTGACCAAGGCGCTCGCCCACGACGACGACGCCGGCGGGATGCCCCTCGGTGGGCTCGTGGAGGTGCAGCGCAACATCGCCGAGCTCCTCGGTGGCATGGAGTTCCGCTCGGGCCTGTTCCCCTACGCGCAGGAGGTGTTCGCTGCCGCGTCGCGGAGCGAGTTCGCTCGCCATCCGTCGGCGCTGACGCGCTGGCTCCCCGGCGCTCCGCCCACAGATCCATCGTCGTCCGAACAGTGA
- a CDS encoding dihydroxy-acid dehydratase: protein MSQEHIHRLDGRIFGDPGADGMVHRAFLRAEGYTAEEVRRHPVIGICTSWSELNPCNSGFRDLAAAVKRGVEAAGGLALEFPTISISEPFSRPSSMYLRNLLAMDVEETILASPIDGVVLLGGCDKTVPGVLMGAISAGTPAVLVTAGPRPVACWQGEPTTVDAQWDVIDQRRVGALSDEDWAAFEGVIHSGPGTCNVMGTATTMAAIGELLGFALPGSALAPAAAPERDAIAEESGRLIVDVVSRGVRPRSRITMESLENAVRVTCALGGSTNALIHLEALAGRAGLRIGHERLREWSRSTPFITDVKPNGKALLSDLDAAGGIPAVAARIRHLLHEHVATAEGRTWGEVFDGLAPASVDGPIADAAEPLTPDGGISVLRGSLAPGGAVMKLAGAAASARRHRGRAVVFDGVADMWSRIDRDDLDVDADSVLVLRGVGVKGGPGIPEVGHVPIPAKLVRAGVTDMLRVTDARMSGTSSGSVVLHVSPEAAVGGPLALVRDGDEIELDTHAGRLDLLVPAEELAARAPVTGGVAPPRRGWGSLYARHALQPDEGCDFDFLVDEDLRGREVPS, encoded by the coding sequence ATGTCGCAGGAGCACATACACCGGCTGGACGGGCGGATCTTCGGCGACCCGGGCGCCGACGGCATGGTGCACCGCGCGTTCCTCCGCGCGGAGGGTTACACGGCCGAGGAGGTCCGGCGCCATCCGGTCATCGGCATCTGCACGAGCTGGAGCGAGCTGAACCCGTGCAACTCGGGCTTCCGCGACCTCGCCGCGGCCGTCAAGCGGGGCGTGGAAGCCGCGGGCGGGCTCGCGCTGGAATTCCCCACCATCTCGATCAGCGAGCCGTTCAGCCGCCCCTCCTCGATGTACCTGCGCAACCTGCTCGCGATGGACGTCGAGGAGACGATCCTCGCGTCGCCGATCGACGGCGTCGTGCTGCTGGGCGGATGCGACAAGACCGTCCCCGGCGTGCTCATGGGCGCCATCAGCGCCGGCACGCCTGCGGTGCTGGTCACCGCCGGCCCGCGGCCGGTCGCGTGCTGGCAGGGCGAGCCGACGACCGTCGACGCCCAGTGGGACGTCATCGATCAGCGCCGCGTGGGCGCCCTCAGCGACGAGGACTGGGCCGCGTTCGAGGGCGTCATCCACTCCGGCCCCGGCACGTGCAACGTGATGGGCACCGCGACGACCATGGCGGCGATCGGCGAGCTGCTCGGCTTCGCCCTGCCCGGCTCGGCGCTGGCACCCGCGGCCGCGCCCGAGCGCGACGCCATCGCCGAGGAGAGCGGCCGGCTCATCGTCGACGTCGTCTCACGCGGCGTCCGTCCGCGATCACGGATCACGATGGAATCGCTGGAGAACGCGGTGCGCGTCACGTGCGCGCTCGGCGGCTCGACGAACGCGCTCATCCATCTGGAGGCTCTCGCGGGCAGGGCCGGACTGCGCATCGGACACGAGCGGCTTCGTGAGTGGTCGAGGTCGACGCCGTTCATCACCGACGTCAAACCGAACGGCAAGGCGCTGCTCAGCGACCTCGACGCCGCCGGTGGCATCCCGGCGGTCGCGGCGCGGATCCGCCATCTGCTGCACGAGCACGTGGCCACCGCGGAGGGCCGCACGTGGGGCGAGGTGTTCGACGGCCTGGCACCCGCGTCCGTCGACGGACCGATCGCCGATGCCGCCGAGCCGCTCACGCCCGACGGCGGGATCAGCGTGCTGCGGGGGTCGCTCGCGCCCGGCGGCGCCGTGATGAAGCTCGCCGGCGCCGCGGCGAGCGCGCGCCGGCATCGCGGCAGGGCGGTCGTCTTCGACGGTGTCGCCGACATGTGGTCCAGGATCGACCGCGATGACCTCGACGTCGACGCCGACTCGGTTCTGGTCCTGCGCGGGGTCGGGGTGAAGGGCGGGCCGGGCATCCCGGAGGTGGGACACGTGCCGATCCCCGCCAAGCTCGTGCGCGCGGGGGTCACCGACATGCTCCGGGTGACGGATGCGCGCATGAGCGGAACCTCCAGCGGCAGCGTCGTCCTGCACGTCTCCCCGGAGGCCGCCGTCGGCGGGCCCCTGGCGCTGGTGCGGGACGGTGATGAGATCGAACTGGACACGCACGCGGGACGGCTCGACCTGCTCGTGCCCGCCGAAGAGCTCGCCGCCCGCGCCCCGGTGACCGGAGGCGTCGCGCCGCCGCGGCGGGGCTGGGGCAGTCTGTACGCCCGGCACGCGCTCCAGCCCGACGAGGGCTGCGATTTCGACTTCCTCGTCGACGAGGACCTCCGCGGACGGGAGGTTCCGTCATGA
- a CDS encoding SDR family oxidoreductase yields MSAGSTAGPVGGDGMQHLPRRVIVTGAAGGIGARVVEAFVRRGDTVWGCDLGDAAANHDPGVTMRECDISDRSAARAFVAEAVSAMGGLDVLVDNVGIGGPTAPIEDISAADWRHVLAVNLDGTFWITQAAVPAITESGRGAIVVMSSLAGRVGYPQRLAYATSKWGLVGFAKTLALELGSADVTVNAVLPGAVAGGRMEEVLAGRVRTSGRTLAQEREAALANQSLKRFVTAEEVAELIAFLTSDAARSISGQAFPIDGDSKGA; encoded by the coding sequence ATGAGCGCAGGCAGCACCGCGGGCCCGGTCGGAGGCGACGGGATGCAGCACCTCCCGCGCCGCGTGATCGTCACCGGTGCCGCCGGCGGTATCGGTGCTCGCGTCGTGGAGGCCTTCGTCCGCCGCGGCGACACCGTGTGGGGGTGCGACCTCGGCGACGCGGCGGCGAACCACGATCCCGGTGTCACGATGCGCGAGTGCGACATCTCCGACCGCTCCGCCGCGCGCGCGTTCGTCGCCGAAGCCGTCTCGGCCATGGGCGGCCTCGACGTCCTCGTCGACAACGTCGGCATCGGCGGGCCCACCGCGCCGATCGAGGACATCTCCGCAGCCGACTGGCGGCACGTTCTGGCGGTCAATCTCGACGGCACGTTCTGGATCACCCAGGCCGCCGTCCCCGCGATCACCGAGTCCGGACGCGGCGCCATCGTCGTGATGTCCTCCCTGGCCGGCCGCGTCGGATACCCGCAGCGGCTCGCCTACGCCACCAGCAAGTGGGGCCTGGTCGGATTCGCCAAGACCCTGGCCCTCGAGCTCGGCTCCGCCGATGTCACCGTCAACGCCGTGCTCCCCGGCGCTGTCGCCGGCGGCCGCATGGAAGAGGTCCTCGCCGGGCGGGTGCGCACGAGTGGGCGGACGCTCGCGCAGGAGCGGGAGGCGGCGCTGGCCAATCAGTCCCTCAAGCGCTTCGTCACCGCGGAGGAGGTGGCCGAACTGATCGCGTTCCTCACCTCGGATGCGGCGCGCTCGATCAGCGGCCAGGCGTTCCCCATCGACGGCGATTCCAAGGGTGCGTGA
- a CDS encoding EthD family reductase, translated as MHKLVVLYPQPPDPAGFESYYRSTHLPLASRMPGMLDHRFSTAISAQGEASPYFAVYEADFPDRATMAAALSSPEGRAVAADVPNYAPEGTLVLDYETETPPE; from the coding sequence ATGCACAAGCTCGTCGTGCTGTATCCGCAGCCGCCCGACCCCGCCGGCTTCGAGAGCTACTACCGGAGCACGCACCTGCCGTTGGCCTCGCGGATGCCCGGCATGCTCGACCACCGCTTCTCCACCGCCATCAGCGCCCAGGGCGAAGCCAGCCCCTACTTCGCGGTGTACGAGGCCGACTTCCCCGACCGCGCGACCATGGCCGCCGCGCTGTCGTCACCGGAGGGCCGGGCGGTCGCGGCCGACGTGCCGAACTACGCTCCCGAGGGCACGCTCGTCCTCGACTACGAGACCGAGACGCCGCCGGAATGA
- a CDS encoding NAD(P)-dependent oxidoreductase → MVENRTLVVGFVGLGMMGTPMSRNLAGAGFDLRVHDADPERTRTVAAELGVAAVLDPADLAACDVLVTMLPTSAIVRSVFLDDDGALAIPLREGTVIVDMSSSDPAETVETGRALAAFGVRLVDAPVSGGVPRAAKGTLAIMMGADDEEAAALAERVVEPMSRSVYRTGALGTGDAMKALNNFVAGAAFAATSEALIAGRQFGLDPQLMVDILNDSTGQSFSSTHVFGPHVVEERYASGFALPLITKDIRIARELQRGLGRDAPVCEAVTAAFGEALDALGGVDHTEAYRHWSGESR, encoded by the coding sequence ATGGTGGAGAACAGGACGCTCGTGGTGGGCTTCGTCGGACTGGGGATGATGGGCACGCCCATGTCGCGCAACCTCGCCGGTGCCGGTTTCGACCTGCGGGTCCATGACGCCGACCCCGAGCGCACGCGCACGGTGGCCGCGGAACTGGGTGTCGCCGCCGTCCTGGACCCCGCCGACCTGGCCGCCTGCGACGTTCTCGTCACGATGCTGCCCACCAGTGCGATCGTCCGCTCGGTCTTCCTCGACGACGACGGGGCGCTGGCGATCCCCCTGCGCGAGGGCACGGTGATCGTCGACATGAGCTCATCCGATCCCGCCGAGACCGTCGAGACCGGTCGCGCGCTCGCCGCCTTCGGCGTGCGCCTCGTCGACGCCCCCGTCTCCGGAGGCGTCCCGCGCGCGGCCAAGGGGACGCTGGCGATCATGATGGGCGCCGACGACGAGGAGGCGGCGGCCCTCGCCGAACGCGTCGTGGAGCCGATGAGCAGATCGGTGTACCGGACCGGCGCCCTGGGGACCGGCGATGCGATGAAGGCGCTGAACAACTTCGTCGCCGGCGCCGCGTTCGCCGCCACATCGGAGGCGCTGATCGCCGGACGGCAGTTCGGCCTGGATCCGCAGCTCATGGTCGACATCCTCAACGACTCGACGGGGCAGAGCTTCTCCTCCACGCACGTCTTCGGTCCGCACGTCGTGGAAGAGCGGTACGCCAGCGGTTTCGCGCTGCCCCTGATCACCAAGGACATCCGCATCGCGCGCGAACTCCAGCGCGGCCTCGGTCGCGACGCGCCCGTGTGCGAAGCTGTCACGGCGGCCTTCGGGGAAGCCCTGGATGCGCTCGGCGGTGTGGACCACACCGAGGCCTACCGGCACTGGAGCGGCGAGAGCCGCTGA
- a CDS encoding DUF3237 domain-containing protein: MEPSVPGLEPAFDVDAALGPLQDHGMTRAGHRRIIPVAGGTIRGLFDAEILPGGADWQILREDGSVDIDTRYTARTADGEYVHLRTAGVRSGDPATLEALLRGEAVDPSRYYFRVAVYVETEAPRLQHLQQSVFVASAIREADAVRYRAYRVT, encoded by the coding sequence ATGGAGCCTTCGGTGCCCGGCCTGGAGCCGGCCTTCGACGTCGACGCCGCACTGGGCCCCCTGCAGGATCACGGCATGACCCGCGCCGGGCATCGCCGCATCATCCCGGTGGCCGGCGGCACGATCCGCGGGCTCTTCGACGCCGAGATCCTCCCCGGCGGCGCCGACTGGCAGATCCTCCGCGAGGACGGATCGGTCGACATCGACACGCGCTACACGGCGCGGACGGCCGACGGGGAGTACGTGCACCTGCGCACCGCCGGCGTGCGCAGCGGCGACCCCGCCACGCTGGAAGCTCTCCTGCGGGGCGAAGCGGTGGATCCCAGTCGCTACTACTTCCGCGTGGCCGTGTACGTCGAGACAGAGGCACCGCGGCTGCAGCACCTCCAGCAGTCCGTCTTCGTCGCCTCCGCCATCCGCGAGGCGGACGCCGTCCGCTACCGCGCGTACCGCGTGACCTGA
- a CDS encoding thiamine pyrophosphate-binding protein gives MSERLSVADAVGRTLAELGVAYAFGVVGSGNLRVTNALVDGGVPYVGARHEMGAACMADAYSRATGQVSVLSVHQGCGLTNALTGIAESAKAHTPVLVLSGDTAAGDVRSNFFIDQDAAAAAVGAIPMRIHSARTATADAARAYRVALYERATVVLSMPIDLQDEDAPDPAAPEPVAAPTPAGPSPESVAAMVRMLSHSERPVVVAGRGAHGAREPLRALAEATGALLVTSAAGRGLFVGDEWALDIMGGFATEGAADLIRDADLLLAFGVALNDWTTRGGDLTRHAAIVQVDDRAEAIGAHRPVALGVIGDAAAVAEAVTADVRRTGAPRTRYRTPEVRERVAAARYWSDQPVDPERVDGRVDPAEAINALDRMLPLERLVITDGGNVNCYAGAHLRVPDVRGYSIPLAFQSIGLGLASAIGIGCSQPERLPVLGTGDGAFLMTSVELETAVRLGMRMVIIVFNDSAYGAEVHLFPDEVPRMGLIRFPDTDIAAIARGYGCDAMTVTSLADLDEVATWLEDDSVRRPLVIDAKITGVASWMMARDSGH, from the coding sequence ATGAGTGAGCGGTTGAGTGTGGCGGACGCGGTGGGCCGGACGCTGGCGGAGCTGGGGGTGGCGTACGCCTTCGGCGTGGTGGGAAGCGGCAACCTCCGGGTGACGAACGCCCTGGTGGACGGCGGGGTGCCCTACGTCGGCGCGCGGCACGAGATGGGCGCCGCCTGCATGGCGGACGCGTACTCCCGCGCGACCGGACAGGTCTCGGTGCTGTCGGTGCACCAGGGCTGCGGCCTCACGAACGCGCTGACCGGCATCGCCGAGTCGGCCAAGGCGCACACGCCGGTCCTCGTGCTCTCCGGCGATACCGCCGCGGGCGATGTCCGCTCGAACTTCTTCATCGACCAGGATGCCGCCGCGGCCGCCGTGGGGGCGATCCCGATGCGCATCCACTCCGCACGCACCGCGACCGCCGATGCCGCGCGCGCCTACCGCGTCGCGCTGTACGAGCGCGCCACGGTCGTACTGTCGATGCCGATCGACCTCCAGGACGAAGATGCCCCCGATCCGGCGGCGCCCGAACCGGTGGCCGCCCCCACGCCGGCGGGGCCGTCGCCGGAATCGGTCGCCGCGATGGTGCGGATGCTGTCGCACTCCGAGCGACCCGTCGTGGTCGCCGGGCGCGGCGCGCACGGTGCTCGCGAGCCGCTCCGGGCCCTCGCGGAGGCGACCGGTGCCCTCCTGGTCACCTCCGCCGCCGGACGCGGGCTGTTCGTGGGCGACGAGTGGGCCCTGGACATCATGGGCGGTTTCGCCACCGAGGGTGCGGCCGACCTCATCCGCGACGCGGACCTCCTCCTGGCCTTCGGCGTGGCGCTGAACGACTGGACCACGCGCGGCGGCGACCTCACGCGGCACGCGGCCATCGTCCAGGTGGACGACCGCGCGGAGGCGATCGGCGCCCACCGCCCGGTCGCCCTCGGGGTGATCGGGGATGCCGCGGCGGTGGCGGAGGCGGTGACGGCCGACGTTCGCCGCACCGGCGCGCCGCGCACCCGGTATCGCACTCCCGAGGTCCGCGAGCGCGTCGCCGCCGCGCGGTACTGGTCGGATCAGCCCGTCGACCCTGAGCGGGTCGACGGCCGGGTCGATCCCGCCGAGGCGATCAATGCCCTCGATCGGATGCTGCCTCTGGAGCGGCTCGTCATCACCGACGGGGGCAACGTCAACTGCTACGCGGGCGCGCACCTCCGGGTGCCCGACGTGCGCGGCTACAGCATCCCCCTGGCGTTCCAGTCGATCGGTCTCGGCCTGGCCAGCGCGATCGGCATCGGCTGCTCCCAGCCCGAGCGCCTGCCCGTGCTCGGCACCGGCGACGGCGCGTTCCTCATGACGTCGGTGGAGCTGGAGACCGCGGTGCGCCTGGGGATGCGGATGGTGATCATCGTGTTCAACGACTCCGCCTACGGCGCCGAGGTGCACCTGTTCCCGGACGAGGTCCCCCGGATGGGTCTGATCCGGTTCCCCGACACCGACATCGCCGCCATCGCGCGCGGCTACGGGTGCGACGCCATGACGGTGACCAGCCTGGCCGATCTGGACGAGGTCGCGACGTGGCTCGAGGACGACTCGGTGCGACGTCCGCTCGTGATCGACGCCAAGATCACCGGTGTCGCCTCATGGATGATGGCGCGCGACAGCGGTCACTGA
- a CDS encoding alpha-hydroxy acid oxidase: MTGTWRASIAHAVRMVRLRGGLPRRSVRSAVDVAELRERARRRLPGPVFDYLDGGAGDEVAARRNGDAFAGVRLVSRILRDVSTVDTSVDMLGRRADSPLILGPVGLTRVFHPEGEAAVARVAAAHGIPAALSTMASTAPEAIARAAPSLDRWFQLYLWRDRDAARAIIERARRAGFRVLMLTVDVPVAGERLRDVRAGLQFPPSVPLRTAVGFARHPRWVWRVLTTEPIDFATGGAARTDFVAQTNALLDPAVTFRDLEWLRGLWDGPIVVKGVLSPEDAVALRAHGVDGLVVSNHGGRQLEGAIAPIEALPAIRRAVGPEMFVAVDGGIRSGAHVAAALALGADAALVGRAYLYGLAAGGEAGVDHALGIVEAGLRRTLALLGAASPAEVTAEMVRVETALRVPSHIGLKRSEKNHE; the protein is encoded by the coding sequence ATGACCGGGACCTGGCGGGCGTCGATCGCCCACGCCGTGCGGATGGTGCGGCTGCGCGGCGGGCTGCCGCGCCGGTCCGTGCGCTCCGCGGTGGACGTCGCCGAGCTGCGCGAGCGGGCTCGACGGCGCCTTCCCGGGCCGGTCTTCGACTACCTCGACGGCGGCGCCGGCGACGAGGTGGCCGCGCGACGCAACGGGGACGCCTTCGCCGGGGTGCGGCTCGTCTCCCGCATCCTGCGCGACGTCAGCACCGTCGACACGAGCGTCGACATGCTGGGGCGGCGGGCGGACTCGCCCCTGATCCTCGGCCCGGTCGGGCTCACGCGCGTCTTCCACCCGGAGGGCGAGGCTGCGGTGGCGCGCGTGGCGGCCGCGCACGGGATCCCGGCGGCGCTGTCCACCATGGCCTCGACCGCGCCGGAGGCGATCGCCCGGGCGGCGCCGTCGCTGGATCGCTGGTTCCAGCTCTACCTGTGGCGCGATCGAGACGCCGCGCGCGCCATCATCGAGCGGGCCCGCCGGGCCGGTTTCCGGGTGCTGATGCTCACCGTCGACGTGCCGGTGGCGGGAGAGCGACTGCGCGACGTGCGAGCGGGGCTGCAGTTCCCGCCGAGTGTCCCCCTGCGCACGGCGGTGGGCTTCGCGCGGCATCCGCGATGGGTGTGGCGCGTCCTGACCACCGAGCCGATCGACTTCGCCACCGGCGGCGCCGCGCGCACGGATTTCGTCGCGCAGACCAACGCTCTCCTGGACCCGGCGGTGACCTTCCGCGACCTGGAGTGGCTCCGGGGTCTGTGGGACGGCCCGATCGTGGTGAAGGGCGTGCTCTCGCCCGAGGACGCCGTGGCCCTGCGCGCGCACGGGGTGGACGGCCTCGTGGTGTCCAATCACGGCGGGCGGCAGCTGGAGGGCGCGATCGCCCCGATCGAGGCGCTGCCGGCGATCCGCCGCGCGGTCGGGCCGGAGATGTTCGTGGCCGTGGACGGCGGCATCCGATCCGGCGCGCACGTCGCGGCGGCGCTCGCCCTCGGAGCCGACGCGGCGCTGGTGGGCCGCGCCTACCTGTACGGATTGGCCGCCGGCGGCGAGGCCGGCGTGGACCACGCGCTGGGCATCGTCGAGGCGGGACTGCGACGGACGCTCGCGCTGCTGGGCGCCGCGTCCCCCGCGGAGGTCACGGCGGAGATGGTGCGGGTGGAGACGGCTCTTCGCGTGCCGTCGCACATCGGACTCAAGAGATCGGAGAAGAACCATGAGTGA
- a CDS encoding ketopantoate reductase family protein, whose protein sequence is MSPGDRGAPAPGTASGAGSVASVVVAGAGAMGRLFAARLTETGTAVTLVDVDADLLRALSERGVRLEDDAGVREVPVPACRAEDLSGAADLYIIFTKGMHTRPAVASIARFAGTGARVLTLQNGLGNPETIAEVFPADRIVTGVAALPADAEGLTGVRSLGGGHLELGAFHAAGAAAVDPVAAVLASAGFDARATSDIDAAVWEKVAFNTALNVLAALTGAANAGMDIPPGRRLIARVVDEVVAVAHAHGVGVDAARIHAATQHALTVHGEHRASMLQDVAAGRAAEVESIPGAVIERARAAGVPVPALEALTDALRVVVAGSR, encoded by the coding sequence ATGTCGCCAGGTGACCGGGGCGCGCCCGCGCCGGGGACGGCGTCGGGTGCGGGGAGCGTCGCATCCGTCGTCGTCGCGGGTGCCGGCGCGATGGGTCGCCTGTTCGCCGCCCGCCTGACCGAGACGGGAACGGCCGTGACGCTCGTGGACGTGGATGCGGATCTGCTGCGGGCGCTGTCGGAGCGCGGCGTCCGCCTGGAGGACGACGCGGGCGTGCGCGAGGTCCCGGTGCCGGCGTGCCGCGCCGAGGACCTCAGCGGCGCGGCGGATCTGTACATCATCTTCACCAAGGGCATGCACACGCGCCCCGCCGTCGCCTCCATCGCCCGCTTCGCCGGCACCGGCGCCCGCGTGCTGACGCTGCAGAACGGGCTGGGCAACCCGGAGACCATCGCGGAGGTCTTCCCCGCCGACCGGATCGTCACGGGGGTGGCCGCCCTGCCCGCGGACGCGGAGGGCCTCACCGGGGTGCGCTCGCTGGGCGGAGGGCATCTGGAGCTCGGCGCGTTCCACGCCGCCGGGGCGGCGGCGGTGGACCCGGTCGCCGCCGTCCTGGCCTCCGCCGGATTCGACGCGCGGGCCACTTCCGACATCGACGCGGCCGTGTGGGAGAAGGTCGCCTTCAACACCGCTCTCAACGTTCTGGCCGCCCTCACCGGGGCGGCCAACGCCGGGATGGACATCCCGCCGGGGCGGCGCCTCATCGCCCGCGTCGTCGACGAGGTCGTCGCCGTGGCCCACGCCCACGGCGTGGGCGTGGACGCCGCACGCATCCACGCCGCCACCCAGCACGCCCTCACCGTGCACGGGGAGCATCGCGCATCGATGCTGCAGGACGTCGCAGCCGGCCGCGCGGCCGAGGTCGAATCGATCCCGGGCGCCGTCATCGAGCGGGCCCGGGCTGCCGGCGTGCCCGTGCCGGCGCTGGAAGCGCTCACCGACGCGCTGCGGGTCGTGGTGGCAGGAAGCCGATGA
- a CDS encoding VOC family protein yields MPDSPRHELAHLGHHALLTPTLEETLAYFVDLLGMDEVEERDGSHYLRAFGDYERWSLKLTPSEQAGLEYASWRTASADALERRVAWLEENGHGGAWVPQDLGDGREYEFADPDGHVFRLYFDTEGYVAPEGKRPVIPVNFQAYAGRGASVRHVDHLNLLARDVRANRRFWEQGFGLRTYEIIQLPDGAEAGAWMSATIQGHELIYTQERTSGSARLHHFAYLVDTREEVLRAAEIFADARIHIEAGPSRHTAIQGFYLYTREPGGNRIEVANGGYLVFAPDREPYVWTAEEWATKPGWGAPIPPEFHVYGTPDVAR; encoded by the coding sequence GTGCCCGACTCGCCCCGCCATGAACTCGCCCACCTGGGCCACCATGCACTGCTGACCCCCACGCTCGAGGAGACGCTGGCGTACTTCGTCGACCTGCTCGGGATGGACGAGGTCGAGGAGCGCGACGGGTCGCACTACCTGCGGGCCTTCGGGGATTACGAGCGGTGGAGTCTGAAGCTCACCCCCTCCGAGCAGGCCGGTCTGGAGTACGCCTCCTGGCGGACCGCGAGCGCCGACGCCCTCGAGCGGCGCGTCGCGTGGCTGGAGGAGAACGGGCACGGCGGGGCGTGGGTGCCGCAGGATCTGGGCGACGGCCGCGAGTACGAGTTCGCCGACCCGGACGGGCACGTCTTCCGGCTCTACTTCGACACCGAGGGCTATGTCGCCCCTGAGGGCAAGCGCCCCGTCATCCCGGTGAACTTCCAGGCCTACGCCGGCCGGGGCGCGAGCGTGCGGCACGTCGATCATCTCAACCTGCTGGCCCGCGACGTGCGCGCCAACCGCCGGTTCTGGGAGCAGGGCTTCGGGCTGCGGACGTACGAGATCATCCAGCTGCCCGATGGGGCCGAGGCGGGCGCGTGGATGAGCGCGACCATCCAGGGGCACGAACTCATCTACACCCAGGAGCGCACCAGCGGGTCGGCGCGGCTGCACCACTTCGCCTACCTCGTCGACACCCGCGAGGAGGTGCTGCGCGCCGCGGAGATCTTCGCCGATGCGCGCATCCACATCGAGGCGGGCCCGTCGCGCCACACCGCGATCCAGGGGTTCTACCTCTACACGCGCGAACCCGGCGGCAACCGCATCGAGGTCGCCAACGGCGGCTACCTCGTCTTCGCCCCCGACCGCGAACCGTACGTGTGGACGGCGGAGGAATGGGCGACCAAGCCGGGGTGGGGGGCACCCATCCCACCCGAGTTCCACGTCTACGGCACGCCGGATGTCGCCAGGTGA
- a CDS encoding nuclear transport factor 2 family protein — protein sequence MTPLDAEARASIGDLNARFAWALDLHDFDALRTILAEDVHYISIGREFHDAEAVIASFRARTGARTTRHGLGNLLLEPAGGDEVRGRSSWHTFASNDDPPPPGVPVFMVADFSDLYRRTALGWRIAERIITPVFRDPALAPAAAIPHPS from the coding sequence ATGACGCCGCTGGACGCCGAGGCGCGGGCCTCGATCGGTGACCTCAACGCGCGCTTCGCGTGGGCGCTGGACCTGCACGACTTCGATGCGCTGCGCACGATCCTGGCCGAGGACGTGCACTACATCAGCATCGGGCGGGAATTCCACGACGCCGAGGCGGTCATCGCCTCCTTCCGTGCGCGGACGGGGGCGCGTACGACGCGCCACGGGCTCGGCAACCTGCTGCTCGAACCCGCCGGAGGCGACGAGGTGAGAGGCCGCTCGAGCTGGCACACCTTCGCTAGCAACGACGACCCGCCTCCCCCGGGCGTCCCGGTGTTCATGGTGGCCGATTTCTCCGACCTCTACCGCCGCACCGCGCTGGGATGGCGCATCGCCGAGCGGATCATCACGCCCGTGTTCCGCGATCCCGCGCTCGCCCCCGCGGCAGCGATCCCCCATCCGTCCTGA